A genomic segment from Diospyros lotus cultivar Yz01 chromosome 5, ASM1463336v1, whole genome shotgun sequence encodes:
- the LOC127802418 gene encoding uncharacterized mitochondrial protein AtMg00810-like — MARCKGAKLDWLQKAILNNPVLIMMRHLLQWHGWIQLELLLHHFLGIEIYQDDGGVFICQKNYAKKILTKFGMADCNSVATPLIVNEKLMKEDGGKKVDATHYRSLVGNLLYLTATRPDLMFAASLLSRFMNSPSHFHLGATKRVMRYIQGTADYGIRFERQNKVMLVGYCDSDWAGCTDDMKSTSGYVFSFGSGVFSWLSKKQESVAQSSAEAENIAASLTTKQAIWLQHILEDVGEKQKGAIELYCDNKSAIAIAKNPVYHSRTKHIVVKYHFIHEAIEDGVVELKYCRIKEQVTDIFAKALPRAKFQQLREALGVQKQHIKGENVTDNVQ; from the coding sequence ATGGCTCGGTGCAAAGGAGCAAAGCTAGATTGGTTGCAAAAGGCTATTCTCAACAACCCGGTATTGATTATGAtgagacatttgctccagtGGCACGGTTGGATACAATTAGAACTCTTATTGCATCACTTTCTTGGCATAGAAATTTATCAAGATGATGGGGGAgtttttatttgtcaaaagAATTATGCCAAGAAAATTCTAACAAAATTTGGAATGGCTGATTGCAATTCTGTTGCTACTCCACTTATTGTAAATGAAAAATTGATGAAAGAAGATGGAGGTAAGAAGGTGGATGCTACCCATTATAGAAGTTTGGTGGGAAATCTACTTTATCTCACTGCTACAAGGCCTGATCTCATGTTTGCTGCAAGTCTACTTTCCAGATTTATGAATAGTCCAAGTCATTTTCATCTTGGTGCAACCAAAAGAGTGATGAGGTACATTCAAGGCACTGCAGATTATGGCATCAGATTTGAGAGGCAAAATAAAGTAATGCTAGTGGGGTATTGTGACAGTGATTGGGCAGGTTGTACAGATGATATGAAAAGTACTTCAGGATACGTTTTTAGTTTTGGTTCAGGGGTGTTTTCTTGGTTGTCAAAGAAGCAAGAATCAGTTGCTCAATCTTCTGCTGAAGCAGAGAATATTGCAGCAAGCTTGACAACTAAACAAGCTATTTGGCTACAACACATTTTAGAAGATGTCGGTGAAAAACAAAAGGGAGCTATTGaactctattgtgacaacaaatcagCAATTGCTATTGCAAAGAATCCTGTTTACCACAGCCGCACCAAGCATATTGTagttaaatatcattttattcatgAAGCTATTGAAGATGGAGTTGTGGAGCTGAAGTATTGCAGGATAAAAGAACAAGTGACAGATATTTTCGCAAAAGCATTACCAAGAGCCAAGTTCCAGCAGCTAAGGGAAGCTTTGGGAGTTCAGAAACAGCACATTAAGGGGGAGAATGTTACTGATAATGTGCAGTAG